One window of the Pleurocapsa minor HA4230-MV1 genome contains the following:
- a CDS encoding transporter, with translation MEITLSNLPAIVAAVTFTAVIVSILTERLHLTVAAFLGALILIFAHVMTLGQAIGYINQSHATLALFFGVMVLVRAFEPTNIFAYLGTQMVVMAKGEGKRLVLAVIAITTPICAVLPNATTVMLLAPLLPPIAQEIGIDFVPLLILMVFVANSAGLLTLVGDPATFIVGDSINLSFNDYLMRCSLGGAVAVGTILILAPFLFRDIWNKKLDDMNTLPHPKINHPKVLMLGGLLVATVLLFFVIGENLPTPIPPASVALLGAAIALLLASQSKIDTVHNILRDVDWSTLLFFMSTFVLIGGLEKTGVINSISGVLAVILGQNIALGSIALLFLVGLLSSVVPNIPLVVAMVPLLKQYLVNVDLIGPQFLEPGFQGQFPPEVLPLFYAMMFGATLGGNGTLMGASSNIVAAGVAEMHGGNMSFKTFLKYGIPTMFAQLITAALFVTVAFLI, from the coding sequence ATGGAAATAACCTTGTCTAACCTACCAGCTATAGTGGCAGCAGTTACCTTTACGGCGGTAATTGTTTCTATTTTAACAGAACGATTACATTTAACTGTTGCAGCTTTTCTCGGCGCATTAATTTTAATATTCGCTCATGTCATGACTCTTGGTCAGGCAATTGGCTATATTAACCAGAGTCATGCTACGTTAGCTCTGTTTTTTGGAGTTATGGTCTTAGTGAGAGCTTTTGAGCCAACTAATATTTTTGCTTACTTAGGTACGCAGATGGTGGTAATGGCAAAGGGTGAAGGAAAGCGTTTGGTATTAGCGGTAATTGCTATTACTACACCGATCTGTGCGGTATTGCCCAATGCTACTACAGTAATGTTGCTAGCACCTCTACTTCCGCCCATTGCTCAAGAAATAGGTATAGATTTCGTGCCTTTGCTGATTTTGATGGTTTTTGTGGCTAATAGTGCGGGCTTGTTAACTTTAGTTGGCGATCCTGCTACTTTTATTGTCGGAGATTCGATCAATCTCAGTTTTAACGATTATCTCATGAGGTGTAGTTTAGGTGGGGCAGTTGCTGTAGGTACAATTTTGATTTTAGCTCCTTTTTTGTTTCGTGATATCTGGAACAAGAAACTAGATGACATGAATACTTTGCCCCATCCTAAAATTAATCACCCAAAAGTATTGATGTTGGGTGGATTATTGGTAGCCACAGTTTTACTATTTTTCGTGATTGGTGAAAACTTACCTACTCCTATTCCTCCTGCTTCCGTGGCTTTATTAGGGGCAGCGATAGCTTTATTGCTGGCTAGTCAAAGTAAAATCGATACGGTACATAATATACTTAGAGACGTTGACTGGAGTACTCTGCTATTTTTCATGTCTACCTTCGTCTTGATTGGTGGGTTAGAAAAAACAGGAGTAATTAACAGTATTTCAGGAGTCTTAGCCGTTATTTTAGGTCAAAATATCGCTCTAGGTTCAATTGCCTTGCTATTTTTAGTCGGTTTACTATCTAGCGTTGTTCCCAACATTCCCCTAGTAGTAGCAATGGTGCCTCTACTCAAGCAATATCTAGTGAATGTAGACTTAATTGGGCCGCAATTCCTAGAGCCTGGATTTCAAGGGCAATTTCCGCCAGAAGTTTTACCGTTATTCTACGCCATGATGTTTGGTGCTACTTTAGGTGGGAATGGTACTTTGATGGGTGCATCTTCCAATATTGTGGCAGCTGGGGTAGCAGAAATGCATGGCGGTAATATGTCGTTCAAGACATTTTTAAAGTATGGTATACCCACGATGTTTGCGCAGCTAATAACAGCAGCATTGTTCGTTACGGTTGCTTTTCTTATTTAA
- the psb27 gene encoding photosystem II protein Psb27, with the protein MFAKKYLSRLLALVLVVSISLMGCGSNPSGLSGNYREDTIAVLSNLRTAIELPDNATNKKDVVSLARKQISDYASRYRRNSETAGLRSFTTMQTALNAIAGYYSSYGNRPLPEKLKNRLDQEFKQVEISLKRGV; encoded by the coding sequence ATGTTTGCCAAAAAATACTTATCTCGTCTACTAGCTCTGGTGTTAGTAGTTTCTATTAGTTTAATGGGCTGTGGTTCTAATCCTTCAGGACTGTCAGGAAATTATCGCGAAGATACTATTGCTGTCTTGAGTAACTTAAGAACGGCGATTGAATTACCTGATAATGCCACTAACAAAAAAGATGTTGTTAGTCTCGCTCGTAAACAAATTAGCGATTATGCTTCTCGCTATCGTCGTAACAGTGAAACTGCTGGTTTAAGATCATTTACTACCATGCAAACTGCGTTAAATGCGATCGCAGGATACTATAGTTCTTACGGTAATCGCCCTTTGCCCGAGAAGCTTAAAAATCGTTTAGATCAAGAATTTAAGCAAGTGGAAATTTCTCTTAAAAGAGGCGTTTAG
- the pstB gene encoding phosphate ABC transporter ATP-binding protein, protein MIYDQQTANKTETVLQAENVNVYYGDFLAVKGIYLNVPKNKVTAFIGPSGCGKSTLIRCYNRLNDLIPIFRLEGLITYNDQNLYGKDIDPVQVRRKVGMVFQRPNPFPKSIYDNIAFGARINGYKGNMDELVERSLRSAALWDEVKDKLKQSGLALSGGQQQRLCIARTIALQPDVVLMDEPCSALDPISTLKVEELIHQLKEKYTIVIVTHNMQQASRVADYTGFFNVTEVAGGNRQGYLAEFAPTEQIFQNPQEEATQQYVSGRFG, encoded by the coding sequence ATGATTTACGATCAACAAACTGCTAATAAAACTGAAACGGTTTTACAGGCGGAAAATGTAAATGTGTATTATGGTGATTTTTTAGCCGTAAAAGGCATTTATTTAAATGTCCCCAAAAACAAAGTGACAGCCTTTATTGGCCCATCAGGTTGCGGTAAAAGTACTCTCATTCGCTGTTACAATCGCCTCAACGATCTGATCCCTATTTTTCGCCTTGAAGGGCTAATTACCTACAACGATCAAAACCTTTACGGCAAAGATATCGATCCTGTTCAAGTACGGCGTAAAGTCGGGATGGTTTTCCAAAGACCTAATCCTTTCCCTAAGTCGATTTATGACAATATTGCCTTTGGCGCTCGAATCAATGGTTATAAAGGCAACATGGACGAGTTAGTAGAGCGATCGCTCCGTAGTGCAGCACTTTGGGATGAAGTAAAAGACAAGCTTAAACAAAGCGGTTTGGCTTTGAGTGGTGGTCAACAGCAAAGGCTCTGTATTGCTAGAACCATTGCCCTTCAGCCTGATGTTGTCTTGATGGATGAACCCTGTTCTGCTCTCGATCCGATCTCGACTCTGAAAGTAGAAGAATTAATTCATCAGCTCAAAGAAAAATATACCATCGTGATCGTAACCCATAATATGCAGCAGGCATCACGGGTGGCAGACTATACTGGCTTCTTTAACGTTACGGAAGTAGCTGGCGGAAATCGTCAGGGTTATTTAGCTGAATTTGCTCCAACCGAACAAATTTTCCAAAATCCTCAAGAAGAAGCAACCCAACAGTATGTCAGTGGTCGCTTTGGTTAA
- the dxs gene encoding 1-deoxy-D-xylulose-5-phosphate synthase, whose translation MHLSEITHPNQLHGLTLRQLEDVARQIREKHLQTVATSGGHLGPGLGVVELTIALYQTLDLDRDKVVWDVGHQAYPHKLLTGRYNKFNTLRQKDGVAGYLKLGESKFDHFGAGHASTSISAALGMAMARDARGEDFKCVAIIGDGALTGGMALEAINHAGHMPNTNLMVVLNDNEMSISPNVGAISRYLNKVRLSAPVQFLSDNLEEQFKQLPFFGESLTPEMERVKEGMKRLAVPKVGAVIEELGFKYFGPIDGHNLEELITTFKQAHKVPGPVLVHVATVKGKGYAIAEKDQVGYHAQSPFNLATGKSAPATKPKPPQYCKVFADTLTTLAQNDAKIVGITAAMATGTGLDKLQSKLPQQYIDVGIAEQHAITLAAGMASQGMKPVAAIYSTFLQRAYDQIIHDICIQKLPVFFCLDRAGIVGADGPTHQGMYDIAYLRCIPNIAIMAPKDEAELQRMVVTGVNYQDGAIAMRYPRGNGVGVPLMDEGWEALEIGKGEILRSGDDLLLVGYGTQVYPALQVAEILSEHGIEATVINARFVKPLDTDLIVPLAQQIGKVVTFEEGCLMGGFGSAVLEAFQEHNVLVPVKRFGVPDILVDHATPDESKASLDLSSPQMAESILKAFFASKDQEPSVVS comes from the coding sequence ATGCATTTAAGCGAAATTACTCATCCTAATCAGTTACACGGTTTAACTCTCCGACAGCTAGAGGATGTCGCCCGCCAAATAAGAGAAAAGCATTTACAAACAGTTGCCACTAGTGGCGGTCATCTAGGCCCAGGTTTAGGAGTAGTGGAATTGACTATTGCTCTTTATCAAACTCTAGATTTGGATCGCGATAAGGTTGTTTGGGATGTGGGACATCAGGCATATCCTCACAAGTTACTGACAGGGAGGTATAACAAGTTTAATACTCTGCGTCAGAAAGATGGGGTCGCTGGTTATCTCAAGCTTGGGGAAAGTAAATTCGACCATTTTGGTGCAGGACACGCTTCCACGAGTATTTCAGCAGCGTTGGGCATGGCGATGGCGCGAGATGCCAGAGGGGAAGATTTCAAATGTGTAGCGATTATTGGCGATGGGGCGCTAACTGGCGGGATGGCTTTAGAAGCGATCAACCACGCAGGACATATGCCCAACACTAACCTCATGGTGGTGTTAAACGATAATGAAATGTCTATCTCCCCCAATGTCGGGGCAATTTCTCGCTATCTGAATAAAGTCCGTTTATCAGCCCCCGTTCAGTTTTTATCAGATAATTTGGAAGAGCAGTTCAAACAACTACCTTTCTTTGGCGAATCTTTAACTCCAGAAATGGAACGAGTTAAAGAAGGAATGAAACGCCTCGCTGTACCCAAGGTGGGGGCAGTTATTGAAGAGTTGGGCTTTAAATATTTTGGCCCTATTGACGGTCATAATCTAGAAGAGTTAATTACTACCTTCAAACAGGCGCATAAAGTTCCTGGCCCAGTATTAGTTCATGTGGCAACGGTTAAGGGTAAAGGCTATGCGATCGCCGAAAAAGATCAAGTGGGTTATCATGCCCAAAGTCCCTTTAATTTAGCGACAGGCAAATCTGCTCCTGCTACTAAGCCTAAACCGCCCCAATACTGCAAGGTGTTTGCTGATACTTTAACTACCCTAGCCCAGAACGATGCTAAAATCGTCGGCATTACCGCTGCGATGGCAACAGGGACAGGCTTGGATAAGCTTCAGAGCAAATTACCTCAGCAGTATATTGATGTGGGTATTGCCGAACAGCACGCGATTACTTTAGCAGCAGGGATGGCCAGTCAAGGGATGAAGCCAGTGGCAGCAATTTATTCGACTTTCCTTCAGCGCGCTTACGATCAGATTATTCATGATATTTGCATTCAAAAATTACCCGTATTTTTCTGCCTAGATCGAGCAGGAATTGTCGGTGCTGATGGGCCAACTCACCAGGGAATGTATGATATTGCTTATCTGCGCTGCATCCCCAATATTGCGATCATGGCTCCCAAAGATGAAGCCGAATTACAGCGGATGGTAGTTACGGGTGTTAATTATCAAGATGGAGCGATCGCCATGCGCTATCCTCGTGGAAATGGTGTCGGCGTACCCTTGATGGACGAAGGCTGGGAGGCTCTAGAAATCGGCAAAGGGGAAATTTTACGCAGTGGTGATGATCTACTCCTAGTCGGTTATGGGACTCAGGTTTATCCTGCACTACAAGTCGCAGAGATCCTCAGTGAACACGGTATAGAAGCTACGGTGATCAATGCTCGTTTTGTGAAGCCTTTAGATACGGATTTGATCGTGCCTCTAGCTCAACAAATTGGCAAGGTAGTTACCTTTGAGGAAGGTTGCCTGATGGGTGGATTTGGTTCGGCTGTCTTGGAAGCTTTTCAAGAGCATAATGTGCTTGTACCCGTCAAACGCTTTGGCGTACCAGATATTCTGGTAGATCATGCTACTCCAGATGAATCTAAAGCAAGTTTGGATTTAAGCAGTCCTCAAATGGCAGAAAGTATTCTCAAGGCTTTCTTTGCCAGTAAGGATCAAGAACCTTCTGTGGTTAGTTAG
- a CDS encoding transposase → MKQVLTIVCKLNPSKKVVKKIDTTLEMFAAACNYANQFVKPGITSKVTIQSQVYQTIREKYSLSANLTVRACARVGASRKTAKQKKRPVKEFKPTSADYDARIFAFREQDWAISLTLVGGREHIPLVPSNYQIGKLKDTKPTSAQLCKHKDGGYYIHIQIKDDAPKPIQADNVIGVDFGRTDIAVTSNNQKWSGREIRNVRDKYSKLRANLQKKAPKGTRSSRRRCRQLLQRLSGKEKRFQRHINHVISKTIVLDAKKSNSIVAIEDLSGIRERTNQQPRSKTERRRSNSWAFYQLRTFLEYKGLIEGVEILPVSPRYSSQTCHACMHLGLRSGKRFKCTNIGCAWHGDADKNASYILSIIGGVVSLLRGSDLLACPIDSGLQKYSTDSEVLKLRRFSAE, encoded by the coding sequence ATGAAGCAAGTCCTAACTATAGTTTGCAAGCTTAACCCATCTAAAAAAGTAGTCAAAAAGATTGATACTACTCTTGAGATGTTTGCTGCTGCTTGTAACTATGCCAACCAGTTCGTTAAACCAGGTATAACTAGCAAAGTTACTATTCAATCTCAGGTTTATCAGACTATTAGAGAAAAATACAGCTTGTCGGCTAACTTGACTGTGAGGGCTTGCGCGAGAGTTGGTGCCTCGAGAAAAACTGCCAAGCAAAAGAAACGCCCAGTCAAGGAATTTAAGCCAACTTCGGCGGATTATGATGCCCGAATATTTGCTTTTCGAGAGCAGGATTGGGCTATTAGCCTGACTTTGGTTGGAGGAAGAGAGCATATTCCACTTGTTCCTAGCAACTACCAAATTGGGAAACTCAAAGATACTAAACCAACTTCGGCACAGCTTTGTAAGCATAAAGATGGTGGCTACTATATTCATATTCAAATTAAGGATGATGCGCCAAAACCAATCCAAGCTGATAACGTAATCGGTGTTGATTTTGGACGGACTGATATAGCTGTTACCTCCAACAATCAGAAATGGTCTGGCAGAGAAATACGTAATGTTAGAGATAAGTACTCTAAACTTCGCGCTAATCTCCAAAAGAAAGCGCCCAAAGGCACACGCAGTAGTAGACGTAGATGTCGGCAACTGTTGCAACGGCTGTCGGGCAAGGAGAAAAGATTTCAACGCCATATCAATCATGTTATCAGCAAAACCATAGTCCTGGATGCCAAAAAATCTAATAGCATTGTGGCTATTGAAGATTTGAGTGGCATTAGAGAGCGAACTAACCAACAACCCAGAAGTAAAACCGAGAGACGGCGTTCTAACTCTTGGGCTTTCTATCAGTTGCGTACTTTTCTTGAGTACAAAGGGTTGATAGAAGGAGTTGAGATACTGCCCGTTAGTCCCAGATATAGCTCTCAAACTTGCCATGCTTGTATGCACCTGGGCTTGAGAAGCGGAAAGAGATTTAAGTGTACTAATATTGGTTGTGCGTGGCATGGTGATGCTGATAAAAATGCAAGCTATATCTTGTCAATTATTGGAGGGGTTGTAAGCCTTCTCCGAGGTTCGGATTTATTGGCTTGTCCGATAGATTCAGGGCTACAGAAATATTCCACTGACAGCGAAGTGCTAAAGCTCCGTCGCTTCAGCGCGGAGTAA
- a CDS encoding cysteine synthase A yields the protein MDIKNGVVATVGNTPLIRLNSFSDETGCEILGKAEFLNPGGSVKDRAALYIIEDAERKGLLKPGGTVVEGTAGNTGIGLAHICNAKGYKCLIIIPETQSQEKIDTLKTLGAEVRLVPAVPYSNPNNYVKVSGRVAAELDNAIWANQFENLANRQAHYETTAVEIWSQTEGKVDAWVTSTGTGGTYAGVAMYLKEQNPHIRCVVADPLGSGLYSYVKTGEIKPEGSSITEGIGNSRITGNMEGAPMDDAIQIDDQECIRILYQLLNKEGLFMGGSVGINVAAAIALAKQMGPGHTIVTVLCDGGARYQSRLYNPEWLASKGLKI from the coding sequence ATGGATATCAAGAACGGTGTTGTCGCGACAGTGGGCAACACCCCACTAATCCGCCTTAATAGTTTTAGCGATGAGACAGGCTGTGAAATTTTGGGTAAAGCAGAATTTCTCAATCCTGGTGGCTCTGTTAAAGATCGAGCAGCTTTATATATTATTGAAGATGCGGAACGCAAAGGACTGCTTAAGCCAGGTGGGACAGTTGTTGAAGGAACAGCAGGCAATACAGGTATTGGTTTGGCTCATATTTGCAATGCCAAAGGTTATAAGTGCCTGATTATTATCCCTGAAACTCAGTCTCAAGAAAAAATTGATACTCTGAAAACTTTAGGTGCAGAAGTTCGTCTAGTTCCCGCAGTACCTTATAGCAATCCTAACAACTACGTCAAAGTATCGGGCAGAGTAGCAGCAGAATTAGATAATGCCATTTGGGCAAATCAGTTTGAAAATCTAGCTAATCGTCAGGCACATTACGAAACTACGGCGGTAGAAATTTGGTCGCAAACTGAGGGCAAAGTTGATGCTTGGGTAACATCTACAGGGACAGGAGGCACTTATGCTGGAGTTGCCATGTACCTTAAAGAGCAAAATCCTCATATTCGCTGTGTAGTAGCCGATCCTCTGGGTAGCGGTTTATATAGCTACGTTAAGACTGGAGAAATAAAGCCAGAAGGCAGTTCCATTACCGAAGGCATCGGTAACAGTCGCATTACAGGTAATATGGAAGGTGCGCCAATGGATGATGCCATTCAAATAGACGATCAAGAATGTATTCGTATCCTCTATCAGCTACTAAATAAAGAAGGCTTATTTATGGGTGGCTCGGTTGGGATTAATGTTGCAGCAGCGATCGCTCTAGCCAAACAAATGGGCCCTGGTCACACTATTGTGACGGTGCTTTGTGATGGGGGAGCTAGATATCAATCTCGGCTTTATAATCCAGAGTGGTTAGCTAGCAAAGGTCTTAAAATCTAA
- a CDS encoding AI-2E family transporter: protein MNNRQISLSITNLVLLITLPLLLILLWQLRSLIVVLMISVVLAATLSPIVNMTQNLGTPRFLAVLLVYAGLIATLTGFGLIVGPTVVQQIEILIGKFPIYLEALQSLLGEFIFRFGINETGAPDIINQLLDVQGLTAWAIRSSQQLVVRSFSLTRGIIGGVLSALLALLLSAYMLSGSKQLLADIINLFPKPWNKRLAMQIEPVGSRMGGYIQGRILVSAILGIVISISLRFLGLSELALGLGVIAGFTNLIPFFGPILGAVPALIVATAQGGITFIWVLLLFIIVQNLETYVLDPLLVGNSVKVPPLYQLLAVLGGAQVLGIIGALIVPPWVAGMGVLLENLYVKPKLIAEGHHETVNE, encoded by the coding sequence ATGAACAATAGACAGATTTCTCTCTCCATCACCAATCTAGTTTTATTAATTACTCTACCTTTACTCCTAATTCTTTTATGGCAATTAAGGAGTTTGATAGTTGTCTTGATGATTTCAGTAGTGCTTGCTGCTACCTTGTCGCCGATAGTCAACATGACTCAAAATTTGGGAACTCCTCGATTTTTAGCCGTCTTATTAGTCTATGCAGGCTTAATTGCTACCTTGACGGGGTTTGGATTGATTGTAGGGCCAACAGTGGTACAGCAGATTGAGATCTTAATTGGTAAGTTTCCTATCTATCTAGAGGCGTTGCAGTCGCTGTTAGGGGAATTTATTTTCCGTTTTGGCATCAACGAAACAGGCGCACCCGATATTATTAACCAGTTGTTAGATGTTCAGGGATTAACCGCCTGGGCAATTCGTTCTAGTCAACAGTTAGTGGTACGCTCTTTTAGCCTGACTAGGGGCATTATTGGTGGCGTTTTGAGTGCCTTGCTCGCATTGTTGCTATCAGCCTATATGCTGTCGGGTTCTAAGCAACTACTAGCAGATATTATCAATCTCTTTCCTAAACCTTGGAATAAACGCTTGGCGATGCAAATTGAGCCAGTCGGTAGCAGAATGGGCGGCTATATTCAGGGGAGGATTTTAGTATCGGCTATCTTAGGCATAGTTATTAGTATCAGCTTAAGGTTTTTAGGCTTGTCAGAATTAGCTTTGGGTTTAGGAGTGATTGCAGGATTTACGAACCTGATTCCCTTTTTTGGCCCAATTTTAGGGGCAGTTCCCGCCTTGATTGTGGCAACTGCTCAGGGTGGAATCACCTTTATTTGGGTGCTGCTGCTATTTATAATTGTGCAGAATCTGGAAACCTACGTGCTAGATCCTCTATTAGTAGGTAACTCGGTTAAAGTTCCGCCTCTTTATCAATTGCTAGCGGTGCTGGGAGGCGCACAGGTGTTGGGTATTATTGGCGCTTTAATAGTTCCGCCTTGGGTAGCGGGAATGGGTGTACTGCTGGAAAACCTTTACGTCAAACCAAAACTAATTGCCGAAGGACATCACGAAACCGTCAACGAATAA
- a CDS encoding class I SAM-dependent methyltransferase — MNSAEKNISDFYNTVGWESKEEVYEDTKRFEDLRELAQEYNDKCRLRVARHIPAQGDKMLDMASGPIPYKEYLDYSQNFQQRYCVDLSAKALADAKKKIGDKGVFLHGSFFELELEENLFDCAISLHTIYHMDKEKQEEAIRKLMTVTKPGQPVIIVYRNPHTLIEYFVSPLRKLKQAWKKLSSNTTNETPLYAFAYPINWWERFRDEAEVEILPWRSFYAPHQKILIPNNQLGSKIFTLLYNLEEKFPNFFVKHFQYPMIILRKKDNTLT, encoded by the coding sequence ATGAATAGCGCCGAGAAAAACATATCTGATTTTTACAATACTGTTGGTTGGGAATCAAAAGAAGAAGTATACGAAGATACCAAAAGATTTGAAGATTTAAGAGAATTGGCTCAAGAATATAACGACAAATGCCGACTTAGAGTAGCCAGGCATATTCCTGCTCAGGGAGATAAAATGCTTGATATGGCATCTGGGCCGATTCCCTACAAGGAATACCTAGATTATTCCCAAAATTTTCAGCAACGGTATTGTGTGGACTTATCGGCAAAAGCTTTAGCAGATGCGAAAAAAAAGATTGGTGACAAGGGTGTATTTTTGCATGGTAGTTTTTTTGAGCTTGAACTAGAAGAAAATCTTTTCGATTGTGCGATTAGTCTTCACACTATTTATCATATGGATAAAGAAAAGCAAGAAGAAGCAATCAGAAAGCTAATGACAGTAACTAAACCAGGTCAACCAGTAATTATTGTTTATCGAAATCCTCATACCTTAATTGAATATTTCGTGTCGCCACTGCGGAAGCTGAAGCAAGCATGGAAAAAGTTGAGTAGTAACACCACTAATGAAACTCCACTATATGCCTTTGCTTATCCAATTAACTGGTGGGAAAGGTTTCGTGATGAAGCCGAGGTGGAGATTCTGCCTTGGCGTTCATTTTATGCGCCACATCAAAAAATCTTGATCCCCAACAATCAGCTGGGGTCGAAAATATTTACTCTTCTATACAATCTTGAGGAAAAATTTCCCAATTTCTTTGTTAAACATTTTCAGTATCCGATGATTATCCTCAGAAAAAAAGATAATACTTTAACGTAA
- a CDS encoding chromate transporter: MSRHQQNQRLRELAQVFLRLGAIAFGGPAAHIAMMDDEVVKRRRWLSREDLLDLIGITNLLPGPNSTELAIHIGYERAGWAGLLVAGSCFILPAMILVWLLAIVYVRYQTVPQVEWLLYGIKPVIMAIVLQALWKLGKKAAKDTPTTVAGIMAIAAYFAGLNEILLLLLIGIVVMLIKNWQNGERTTNGLYLLPLSEMLALGLGGATTAVSIGWVSVFWFFLKIGSILYGSGYVLLVFLQRDLVERNHWLTSQQLLDAVAIGQVTPGPVLTTATFVGYLLAGNAGAIAGTLGIFLPAFVLVGIVNPWVRTLRQSPWTGGFLDGVNAASLGLMVGVTYTLGRAAIVDWLTIIVAVFSAIAVFQFKINSAWLVIAGGAIAVILHLLGWIS, encoded by the coding sequence GTGAGTCGTCATCAACAAAATCAACGATTAAGAGAACTCGCCCAGGTATTTTTGCGCCTGGGCGCGATCGCCTTTGGAGGCCCTGCTGCTCACATTGCCATGATGGATGATGAGGTGGTCAAACGTCGGCGGTGGCTGAGTCGAGAGGATTTACTAGATTTAATTGGGATAACTAATTTACTTCCTGGCCCTAACTCCACAGAATTAGCGATTCATATTGGCTATGAACGAGCGGGATGGGCTGGTTTATTGGTAGCGGGAAGTTGCTTTATTTTACCTGCCATGATTTTGGTCTGGTTGTTGGCAATAGTTTATGTCCGCTATCAAACTGTACCCCAAGTAGAATGGTTGCTTTACGGAATTAAACCAGTGATTATGGCGATCGTGCTTCAGGCATTATGGAAGCTGGGTAAAAAAGCCGCCAAAGATACGCCGACTACAGTTGCGGGAATTATGGCGATCGCTGCTTATTTTGCTGGACTTAACGAAATTTTGTTGTTGCTCCTCATCGGAATTGTCGTGATGCTAATTAAAAACTGGCAAAATGGCGAGCGCACAACTAACGGTTTATATTTATTGCCATTGTCAGAAATGCTGGCATTAGGATTAGGAGGAGCGACAACCGCCGTCTCAATTGGCTGGGTCAGTGTCTTTTGGTTTTTTCTCAAAATTGGCAGTATTCTCTATGGCAGTGGTTATGTATTACTTGTATTTTTGCAACGGGATTTAGTCGAACGCAATCATTGGCTAACCTCTCAACAACTTTTAGATGCTGTGGCAATCGGACAGGTTACACCAGGCCCTGTATTAACTACCGCCACTTTTGTGGGCTATCTGCTGGCAGGGAACGCAGGAGCGATCGCGGGAACATTAGGTATATTTTTGCCTGCTTTTGTGCTGGTGGGGATAGTCAATCCTTGGGTGAGGACATTACGTCAATCTCCTTGGACTGGAGGATTTTTAGATGGTGTCAATGCTGCATCCTTGGGATTGATGGTAGGAGTTACTTATACTTTAGGACGTGCTGCAATTGTAGACTGGTTGACTATAATAGTGGCAGTTTTCAGTGCGATCGCCGTATTTCAATTTAAAATCAATTCTGCTTGGTTAGTAATTGCGGGAGGAGCGATCGCGGTTATTTTACATTTATTGGGCTGGATTAGTTAA
- a CDS encoding DUF1361 domain-containing protein, translated as MESILSNAFEAFNQHSGWIVWNLFLAFIPLALSFWLFTKPQTKRGSKLHRRSLLWWAGLIVFIAFLPNAPYLLTDIIHLIEAIRAGYSIWITTLIFIPLHLFAIFLGWESYVISVLNQSRYLEKQGAKKFVLISEILVHALSAVGIYLGRFLRFNSWDFVTKPDIVLVSTIDNLTDKKPLVVIMITFAILTILYWLTKQVTLGILWRIRNYK; from the coding sequence ATGGAATCCATACTAAGCAATGCCTTTGAAGCATTTAATCAACATAGTGGTTGGATTGTTTGGAACTTATTCTTAGCTTTTATTCCTCTAGCTCTCAGCTTTTGGTTATTTACTAAACCTCAGACAAAGCGTGGCTCTAAACTACATCGGCGATCGCTTCTATGGTGGGCTGGCTTGATTGTTTTTATCGCTTTTTTGCCTAATGCTCCCTATTTGCTCACTGATATCATACATTTAATTGAGGCAATTCGTGCAGGTTATTCAATTTGGATTACTACTTTAATTTTTATTCCCTTACATTTATTTGCCATATTTCTTGGTTGGGAATCCTATGTAATTTCTGTACTGAATCAAAGTCGTTATCTGGAAAAACAAGGTGCCAAAAAATTTGTTTTAATTAGTGAAATTTTGGTTCATGCTCTATCTGCCGTGGGAATTTATCTGGGTAGATTTCTGCGCTTTAATAGTTGGGATTTTGTGACCAAGCCTGATATTGTCTTAGTTTCCACTATCGACAATTTAACTGATAAAAAACCTTTAGTGGTAATAATGATTACCTTTGCTATTTTGACTATACTTTATTGGTTAACCAAACAAGTTACTTTAGGTATTTTGTGG